A genome region from Anastrepha obliqua isolate idAnaObli1 chromosome 4, idAnaObli1_1.0, whole genome shotgun sequence includes the following:
- the LOC129245650 gene encoding retinaldehyde-binding protein 1-like, with the protein MAQLNVRPISKELQQIAIKQLNEVPERIGADIEALRTWIQQQPHLRARDDDQFLLSFLRGCKFSLEKAKSKIDKFYTLRTKYPEFFGAYDADEAIVRALINAGLILLLPTPLNESGPRIILIHQGGLPADKYTFEQFSRAVSHLQEIIIRDDDYAIISGMISIIDVEDCTPAHVMQMTPSIMKKMSIHAEEAVPLRPQQQHFIHIPSGFEAFFNLMKPLMTKKQQERISVHADKLDRFYDHVPQRYLPVEYGGDNGTIKDIIDYTNKQLDEYREYFKENVNYGTDESLRMGKPIDFDNLFGVEGSFRKLEVD; encoded by the exons ATGGCACAGCTCAATGTACGCCCCATCAGCAAAGAGCTGCAACAGATCGCCATTAAGCAGCTGAATGAAGTGCCCGAACGCATAGGCGCCGACATTGAAGCACTGCGCACCTGGATTCAACAACAGCCGCATTTGCGTGCACGTGACGATGATCAGTTTCTGTTGAGCTTTTTGCGAGGCTGCAAattcagtttggaaaaggcaaaaAGCAAGATCGATAAATTCTATACATTACGCACAAAATATCCGGAATTCTTTGGTGCCTACGATGCGGATGAGGCGATCGTTAGAGCGCTCATCAATGCTGG CTTAATTTTATTGCTGCCAACGCCATTGAATGAAAGTGGGCCACGTATTATACTTATCCACCAGGGTGGGCTGCCCGCTGACAAATATACGTTTGAGCAGTTCTCTCGCGCCGTTAGTCACTTACAAGAAATCATAATACGTGACGACGACTATGCCATCATATCCGGCATGATTTCGATTATTGATGTTGAGGATTGTACGCCCGCACATGTCATGCAAATGACGCCGAGCATTATGAAGAAAATGTCCATACATGCGGAGGAGGCGGTGCCGTTGCGTCCGCAACAACAGCATTTCATACATATCCCAAGTGGTTTTGAGGCGTTTTTCAATTTAATGAAGCCACTGATGACCAAAAAACAACAGGAGCGA ATTTCAGTGCACGCCGACAAATTGGATAGATTTTACGATCACGTTCCTCAGCGTTATTTGCCAGTCGAATATGGAGGCGATAATGGCACCATAAAAGATATTATAGATTACACAAATAAACAGTTAGACGAGTATCGTgaatattttaaggaaaatgtGAACTATGGCACCGATGAGAGTTTACGTATGGGTAAGCCCATcgattttgataatttgttcGGAGTGGAAGGTTCTTTCAGAAAATTGGAAGTAGACTAG
- the LOC129243809 gene encoding alpha-tocopherol transfer protein-like, whose protein sequence is MALPNIRPLPEHLQKVAIEELNEKPERLAEDLQALKSWAVKEPHLNVRLNDQLLVGFLRGCKFSLEKAKSKLDWFYTLKTKYPDFYTIPDVTDPSVEERLRFGSGSLLPTPLHETGPRIMFIRAGNYPADKYTFKEIMAVAHALQELWVLEDDYATVNGFIDVLDISRLTAAHFAQHTPSIVKKMLVFAEKGLPLRQRATHFINIPAGFDKVFNVLKPLMPAKQQERLYLHGNNLESLYAHIPQKYLPIEYGGENGSLEEITEASTKFFLDRRDYLEEDQKYRNNEKLRVGKQPDFDSIFGMEGSFRKLDVD, encoded by the exons ATGGCATTGCCCAATATACGTCCACTACCGGAGCACCTACAAAAGGTGGCGATCGAGGAGTTGAATGAAAAACCTGAGCGATTAGCGGAGGATCTGCAGGCGCTGAAGAGCTGGGCCGTGAAGGAGCCACATTTGAATGTGCGACTCAACGATCAGCTCCTGGTAGGATTCTTACGTGGCTGTAAATTCAGCTTAGAGAAGGCAAAGTCAAAGCTCGATTGGTTTTATACGTTGAAGACCAAGTATCCAGATTTTTACACCATTCCCGATGTGACCGATCCGAGTGTGGAGGAGCGCTTGAGATTTGG TTCGGGTTCGTTGTTGCCCACACCCCTACATGAGACCGGTCCGCGCATAATGTTCATACGCGCCGGCAATTACCCAGCCGATAAATAtaccttcaaagaaataatggcAGTGGCGCATGCGCTACAAGAATTGTGGGTGCTCGAAGATGACTATGCGACTGTGAATGGTTTTATTGATGTACTGGATATATCCCGTCTAACGGCAGCACATTTTGCACAGCATACGCCgagtattgtgaaaaaaatgctaGTTTTTGCCGAGAAAGGTCTGCCCCTGCGGCAACGTGCCACTCATTTCATTAACATACCGGCGGGTTTCGACAAAGTATTCAATGTCTTGAAGCCGCTAATGCCAGCCAAGCAGCAGGAGCGT CTTTATTTGCATGGCAACAACTTGGAGTCACTGTACGCACATATCCCCCAAAAATATTTGCCCATAGAGTATGGCGGTGAAAATGGTTCTCTTGAAGAGATTACAGAAGCCTCAACGAAATTTTTCCTGGATAGACGTGATTACTTAGAGGAAGATCAAAAATATCGGAACAATGAAAAGTTGCGTGTCGGCAAGCAGCCGGACTTTGACAGTATATTTGGCATGGAAGGCTCATTTCGAAAACTGGATGTGGATTAA